One Candidatus Eisenbacteria bacterium DNA window includes the following coding sequences:
- a CDS encoding SDR family oxidoreductase has product MNGSGARDKAAVVTGSTKGIGRAVAEGLLEAGARVAISARNADEVAAAAKELERGYPGRVFARPCDVRREDQVAALFTETERAFGGLDILVNNAGIGLFRNLEEMSLEEWNSVIETNLTGVFLCSRAAIPRMRRKGGGYIFNISSLAGKNAFPSATAYNASKFGLNGMSEALMQEVRYDGIKVSYLMPGSVATHFGGTAPGPDDEWKIRPRDIARIVLDLLNQDPRTLPSAVEIRPSRPPRKG; this is encoded by the coding sequence ATGAACGGGAGTGGAGCCAGGGATAAGGCCGCGGTCGTGACGGGCAGCACGAAGGGGATCGGCCGGGCCGTCGCGGAAGGGTTGCTGGAGGCGGGAGCCAGGGTGGCGATCTCCGCTCGGAACGCCGACGAGGTCGCAGCCGCGGCGAAGGAATTGGAGCGGGGGTATCCGGGGCGCGTTTTCGCGCGTCCTTGCGATGTGCGCCGTGAGGACCAGGTTGCGGCGCTCTTCACCGAGACGGAACGCGCGTTCGGAGGCTTGGACATTCTCGTCAACAACGCGGGAATCGGTCTCTTTCGGAATCTCGAGGAGATGTCGCTCGAGGAATGGAACAGCGTGATCGAGACGAACCTCACGGGCGTATTCCTCTGCTCGCGCGCGGCGATACCGCGCATGAGGAGGAAGGGAGGGGGGTACATCTTCAATATATCCAGCCTCGCGGGGAAAAACGCGTTTCCTTCCGCGACCGCGTACAACGCGTCGAAGTTCGGCCTCAATGGAATGAGCGAAGCGCTGATGCAGGAAGTCCGATACGACGGGATCAAGGTGAGCTACCTCATGCCCGGCAGCGTGGCGACACATTTCGGCGGAACTGCGCCCGGTCCCGACGACGAGTGGAAGATCCGGCCGCGCGACATCGCACGCATCGTCCTCGACCTCCTGAACCAGGATCCGCGGACGCTTCCGAGCGCGGTCGAGATCCGACCGTCGAGGCCCCCTAGGAAGGGCTGA